GACCGAACCGCCGCTCGTCGTGCGGTTGGTGATGTCGACGGTGACGGAGTTCAGCTTCCGCATCGTCGCGTTGGCCTCGTCGAGGATGTCGCCGGCGGACTTCTCCTCGCCGGTGCCGCCGGCGCCGCATCCGGTCAGGGCGGCGCCCGCCAGCAGACATGCGAGCGCGGTCGTCGTCACGGTAGCCCTGGCCTGCACGAAGTCCCCCCGTTGGTCGGCCGTCCGGTGATCGGCACGGGAGCCTACCCGCCCGCCGGTCCAGGCCGCGCCACCGGACCAGCTCGATCGCCCTGCCGAGGGTGTCGAGCCGCTCATCGAGGGTCGCCCCGGCCGGGTGGAGACGGACCGTGTCCACCCCGGCGTCCCGCCGGACGCGCAGCCTCCGCCGGCATCACCTCCTCCGTGCCGATGAGCGGGGTGGCCGGCGCCATCTCGTCGGTGACCAGACCGGCCGCCCCGTCCCGGCCGCCCCGTCCCGGTCGCCCCGTCCCGGTCGCCCGCCTGCCGGCGCTCCCGCACCTCCGCCGCGATCTCGGCCCAGCCCTGCCCTGCCCGCTGGAGGCCCGGTCGGAGAAGTCGGCCACGCGGAGCCATGCCGCCCAGGCTGAAGGCGCGTTCCTTCTTCCGGCCCGTGACCATGGCGCCCAGCGCCTCCTCGTCCCGGGCGAACGCGACCTCGGCGCCCTGGCAGACGGCGGCCGGCGCGGTTGCGGCCGCAGCGGCCGGCCCCTCGTCCAGCGGAGCGAAGCAGGCGTCCGCCGCACCCTCCGGTACGAAGCTGGTGCCGAGCCGGCCGTCCGCGACCCGGCCGGTCAGCCGGAGCATGGCGGGCGACAGCGCGGCCAGACAGACGGGCACGGCGTGCTCGGCCCGCAGGGACGAACCCCACCTTCTCGCGCACGCGCGCCAGGGGACGGGCGAACGGCACCCGGTGCAGGCCCTCCATCACCCGCGGACCGGACGGGCCGAGACCGAGCAGGAAACGTCCGCCCCAGTTTCTGGGCCTCGATGACGAAGCCGGCCTGCCGGGACCAGGAGCCGAGGCCCGACGCCTCGACGGTCGTCGCCGTGCGCCTCACGCCTGAGCTCACGGCCGGATGCGCTCCAGCGCGGCGGTCACGCCGCGCTCGGACTCGCGCGACCTGCCGCACACGACGTGCTTGTTCCGCCCGGCGAACCGGGCCCCGGCCGCGGGATCCGCGGCCCCGTCCGCCCACCGCGCCGACTGCAGCTCCTCGCTCAGCTCGGGCATGCGCGTCACGTCCGACACCAGCGCCCACACCCCGCCCCGACCGGCGGGCGATCCATGTCGTCACCACAGCGCAGGCGCCGGTGGGCGCCGACGTGCCCCGGTGCGCGGAACCGCGCCCGCAGGGCCGCGTACGCTACCGATGGCTCCGCCCCGGAAGATCGTCACGTCTGACGTGCCCCACGGCGGGGGAGCCATCACGGATGGCAGTAGCCATGCCGATCCGTCGGCGGGCACCATGTTTCACGGCCGGGCGCGGTCTGGAAGGTCCGCCCGCGCCTTTGAGCGGAGGGACCACATGGGATCGGCGATGAGCGAGCGGAATCACCGCCGGCAGAGATGGGCGGCCAGGGGAGCCCTGGCCGCGGTCGCGCTGGCGGCGCTGCTGCCCCTCGTGTCCGGCGGCCTGAAAGGACTGCTGCTGCTCGCGGCAGGCCTGGCGGGACTCGCCCTGACCGCGGCCGCACTCTGGTGGGTCCTGTCCCGCCGGGGGCCGGTCCGCACAGCGGCGGCGGCACTGGCCGTCGTCACCCCCGTCGGGGTCATCACCCTCTTCGCGGTCGCGAATCTGCTCTGGGTGGTCTTCGCGTCCCTGCTGCTGTGGTGCCTCGCGGTGTGGAG
This region of Streptomyces caelestis genomic DNA includes:
- a CDS encoding LLM class flavin-dependent oxidoreductase; this encodes MPVCLAALSPAMLRLTGRVADGRLGTSFVPEGAADACFAPLDEGPAAAAATAPAAVCQGAEVAFARDEEALGAMVTGRKKERAFSLGGMAPRGRLLRPGLQRAGQGWAEIAAEVRERRQAGDRDGATGTGRPGRGGRSGHRRDGAGHPAHRHGGGDAGGGCASGGTPGWTRSVSTRPGRPSMSGSTPSAGRSSWSGGAAWTGGRVGSRADHRTADQRGDFVQARATVTTTALACLLAGAALTGCGAGGTGEEKSAGDILDEANATMRKLNSVTVDITNRTTSGGSVTNRLVTDLDSRCRSRTTWSGGGVLEQIRLGETDYVRPNRAYLQKWKNYPGLTDEQKLWVKTPVDPAGRGGDGLTSCERPFDSFGTARKDGSSRVEGTKAVKLVVTDKADKAGTYTFFVAAEGRPYLLRTVYKSAAQHTTTSFSGFGEPLDIRAPKAGEVLSMPGGS